Sequence from the Ereboglobus luteus genome:
TCATCGAAATATTTTTAAAATCAAAATGAATTTATCAATAATTCTGCAATTTCATCAAATGAATCATATCCAGATCTAGTATTAAAATGCCCCGCGTTTGTTCTTATGAATTTCGTTGAACCAATCGCTTTTGAGAAACTTTCTAATACACCAAAGGGCAAATAAGGATCATCGTTTGAAAAATAAGAATATTTTTTATCAAAATGCCTCGAAGCTAATAGCAACTCTTGGGTTTCCTGGTAAAACTCACTATTTATTTTATCAAATTCCTCATCACCTGAATAAAAATTATTAAAACCTGAAACAGTGACCAGTCCCCTAAAATTCAATTGTTTTCTGACTGCATACTTCAATACAAAAGGAGACGCTGAGCTATGGCATATAAAAACAGATTTATCGGTCAATATCCGCGCTTGCCGATAACTATCTAGAATAGCGCACCAACTTAGAAAAGTTTGGCCTTGCGGACTCGGAAAATGTGGGACTATAGCAGTCCAATCATTAGCACATAGTCGCTTATGTAGTGACGGAAACCAATTTTCAAATGGAGAACCAAACGAACCATGTATTACGAATGCATTGTTTTTCATATTTATTATTGTTATTTATGACGACTAAGAAACTCGAGCACCTGTTTGCTTTGTATTATGTAAAAGGGGAAATCCTCACTCCAAAAATAACAACTAGCATATTCTATTATATAATTGTCAAATACTGACTTCAATTTAAACTCCCATAAATCTTTTGGCATCATATAAAATTCCGTGTTAAGAGCCTCCTCCCACCCCAGCTCCTTATATCTGTTTAATGTTTTTTCTGTTATAAAACCATCGAAGAAAGACTTTAGCACAACATCAAACATTTCTGTAAATTTCAGAACAAAACTATTTCGATTCATACTATATACAGATAAGTTATATGCATTGAATGGAAATGGATCATAATATGAATATTTGTCTTCATAGGTTTTAAAAAAACTTGACGGGTGAAGTATTTCTCTATCGCGGTTGTAGAAAAAACTTTTAGTTATAAATATGCCATTGCGTGTAAGCGCACGTCGAATATTTTCAAGAAAATTATCAATTTCGCGTGCGTGCATATTGCCTATGACTAAATCTCCTACAATCATATCAAATTCATTAAAAAATTTCATGTTTTGCCAATTGCTTATAACAATAGTTTCTTTTGCTCGTAAATACTTCAACTCTTTTGATATAGCTGAGTGATACTCAATACTATTATCAATGATAGTTACATCGCAATTTTCTTCGACTCCAAGTGTGCGATACTCCGTAGTCGACCCTAATACTAATAACCTCGGCTTTCTTTTTATTGTTCTCCTTATTTCAGTGATATAGCGTGCGCACACCGCTAACTCATAATTAGACGGTCTATTAGGTGGAAAATAATTATTCCAAGCATTTGCTGTGTTTTTTGTCCACATGCTTCATATATCCTCAGTAGCGAATAAACTATATGCCATTATCTGGGGGATTGTGCAAAATTGGTTTTTCGATATATCCTCGCGCTCTTCGAGCCAGTGCATAACGGACTGACAATATTCATAATATTTTCTTTCATCCTCTGTTGACAAAAAATTTTCTATGTAAGTATTATTCATACGGAGAAAAACTGAAATCATAATTACATTGTCAAGAATACACGTATCCTGGGATAAATCATTTGTAGTCGAGATATTCCATTTTTTATTTTTCAAGATATTATTAACTATAGATTCTATTATGATTTTGTATTTCTTTTCAGTGCCATCGACACACAAAAACGCCTCTAAGCACAGCGCCGTGGATTCCCACTGGGACATCCAATCGCCTACACCACTTCGCCAATATCCTTCCTTAGTAACCCGATTTAATAAAGACTCCAAGCCCGAGGACATCACATTTTTAATATTAATTGCATCTGGGCGTTTTGTTGTGTCAATAGCAGACATACTTATCAACACGCGAGCTGTTACCCAAGGCATCCGATAGGGATACCAACCACCATGATGATCCAAAGATGAAGGCGTTTTTCTGTAAATTAAATAATTTATGGCAGAGTCGCTAACAGCAGTCATAAAAATCGATGGATTCAATGATGATATTCCAAGTGCCACAGCGTATAGATAGTTTTCCTCCAGACGTTTCGCATTGATATTTGACGCTATAGTTTTTTGAGAAACTCTGTAATACGGATCAAGTTCATCCTCTCTAAGCATATACTTATATATTTTCTCTGTTTCCTCGGGGTTATGGCCACACGCTCCTGAATTATTTTCAACGAATCGTCAGCTCGTGGTGTAAAAAACTTAAAGAACGCATTGAGTAAATCTTCATGTTCTTCACTTTCTGTAAGGATCAAGGATTTAGCGATATAAGATAAAAACAATTGAGATGAAGGGGCTTTTATCCAATCAGCATCATTCAATCCATGTTTAGCCATCAATTTTTCCACACTATGCCGTATAGTTTGTTTAATATATAGCATCTGCGTTTTTCTCATTGAATCAATATTAGTCTCTGGATCATTTTGCGTAGAAATTGGATCCAGAACACGAACATTTGATTTAGCAGTCACATTCTTACCCAAACGGGGACGTTTCTCGTCAATATCAATCTCGAGGGTAAGGAAATCTGTATTTTCAGGGAATTCGAGTATTTTAGTCGAATGAGTAGTCTTGGCCAATCCTTTTCTGTGAAAGTGTCCCTTGAAAAGATTATCCATAACGCAAAATAATGACGATTTTCCATCAGCCATGCCATCCATGACACTGTTAACATAAATAATATAAATTCCGTTTTTTGAGTTGTCGCAATCTACATGCATTCGATCGTGATATTTTGATGAATTCTTTTGAAAGGCCGGAACTATTAAAAAATCTAAATCTTTTTCATATAATGTTTCTTTTATTTGCTTAGTTGTGTCTAAATAGTCAGCGCAAATAAGTATCGAGAAATTCCCTATATGTGAGTTTTTAAATATAAATATGTTTTTTCCAGATTGCAATCCTTCACGATCTCCAAGAAAAGGCGAATTTTCTATTGGCGCGGGAACTATTTTTTCAGTGTAATACACATTGTTATCAAAAATTAGTGGCGCCCTAGAGATATAACCATGTTCCGTATTAGCATAATGGCTTCCCGCTAAAACCATGCAATCGTTTTGAAAAGCCCAAGCTCTTATAATATTTATTAGAGTGTCGGGCACACTTAATTCAGGAAATACAACTAATGAGGCTTTTTTGATGCGAGCCTGCTCTAGGACATTATCGATGAATATTTGAATTTTGTTTATATTTTTGGGGAAATAAAGGCCATCTATGATATCCCAATCCTCTTGCACCCAAGAAGGTTGAGCAAGCAGAACCCTAGCGCATTCTTTTCGTTCTTTTTGAAAATCTATCGTTTTTATAGAGAAACTCATGTTGTGTGAATATCGAAATACCCTGTAGGCTCTGCTTTGATTATTTGAATTAATTCACCTCCAGCATCCGCTCGCGTTCCGCAGCGGAGGCGTCTTCGAGCATGACGACCAAAAATCCGTCGCCTTGCTTTATGAGCTGGGCTTGGGCTGGGTTGATTTCGCGGTCAATTTGGGAGGGGGATAGGTTCCACATCGCGCCGGTCACGGGATCGACGACAAGCATTCCGATAACGCCGCCGAAGATTATGTTGCCAAAATACCAGCCGGAGATTTTTGGACTCACCACAACCTCGGCGGTCGTGTAGCCGGGGAGCTCGATTTTCAGGTTGTAACTCTGCCCCTTGAAATATCCCCGCTTGGGCGACAGGAAAACCGACATCGGAGTCGTCCCCTTCATGACGACAACGCCCGTGTCCGCTTTGGCGATGGTCACATTTGCGCCTTCCGGCTGCGATCGTATGCTGATGTCGCGGGATCCACTGTTTAAGATCGACGCGCAGCCGCTTGCCACGAGTGCGAGGACAATGAGTGCGCTTGTTCCGAGAATCCGGACGGTGGGGTTTTTCATGAGTGCTGAGGAGGAGAAGATAGGGATGGTAGGGTTGGTTTTGACCGGGGCAAAACAGCTTCGTGGAGAGAACAATTAACGAACGTTATGCTTTACAGTTATTTTGCATTTTCATGTCAACGCTGCAGATGCGTTTAAACTGAAAAAGTATGATAACCACGGAGAACACAGAGAGGCACGGAGGAGGTGCAATTCAATCCAAAAGCAGTGATTCATGAATAAACGCAACCACAGCTGAGCACAGATATAAGCAGATACAAACAGGTTAAGTAAAAAGTCATAGCAATTTACCTTACCCTAAAAAGTGCGCTGGGATTTCGACGTATATCTCTGATTATCCATGTCTATCTATGTTCATCTGCGGTTCAAAAGCGTTTTTTCAGGTTCAAAGTGATGTCAGTATGGGGTTTCGTTTTTCAAACCGGATGAGGTTCCGCCTCGGCGGGCTGCGATTTCGATTGAAACAACAATCCGACAAGCAGCCCCTCACTGTCGCGCACGTGGTTTCGTGATATCACTTCGAATTACACCCGCACAGAAGAACAAAGATCCCATCGGCGACACTCCACAAATTTCTCCGTGCTCCTCAGTGCCCTCCGTGGTTAAAAATCAGAACGTTTTAATTCAGGTCGGGCGCGCCAGCACGGGCTGACGCCTCCAAGTATATGCCGATGTTGGAGCCGACGGAGCGTTCGTGGGATTTGGCGGTGGGGCGGTTGGCGAGGATTGCTGTTTGGCGCTTCGCATCCCAGTAGCAGAGGGTGGTTGAGCCGCCGCCGTCCATGTTGATTGCATCGGAGCTGCCGGCGTCCTTGAGGAAACGGGCGGTTTCGTGTGTGTTCGCGCCGAGGCTCCAGCCTTTCTGGCGTCCGTCGATGGTTATAATGTAGAAATAATTGCGATCCCGAGAAAGGCCGTAGGCAATGCGGGGGTGCAGCGAGGTTCCGACGGGGCCTTCCTGCCCTTGGAGTTCTCCTTTGCGAAGGATGATGGCGAAACCGGCCACGGTCATGCGGATTTTTTTGTAGTCCGCCTCGGGAACGGATGTGACGATGTCCGCGCGGCCGTCCTCATAGATGACGAATTGCGCGCGGTGGGGCTTGGTGTCGCAAATGATTTCGCCGTCGGTGATGCAGAGCCCGTGGGGATGCCCGTATTTGTGGGTGTATGGTTTGACCCAGGGTTTCCACGGAGCGGCGTTGGCGGCGACGACCATGTCGAGCTCGAGTCCGCCCTCGCTTTTTGGCGCGCGGGCGTTGAGGAGGAAATCGCGGGTGCGGACGCGCTTGGT
This genomic interval carries:
- a CDS encoding RBBP9/YdeN family alpha/beta hydrolase — encoded protein: MKNNAFVIHGSFGSPFENWFPSLHKRLCANDWTAIVPHFPSPQGQTFLSWCAILDSYRQARILTDKSVFICHSSASPFVLKYAVRKQLNFRGLVTVSGFNNFYSGDEEFDKINSEFYQETQELLLASRHFDKKYSYFSNDDPYLPFGVLESFSKAIGSTKFIRTNAGHFNTRSGYDSFDEIAELLINSF
- a CDS encoding phosphodiester glycosidase family protein, producing MKTRHVATAALFCLSLLFYHALSGAPAIDWTKAEDIRPGIKLLKLDTDQPRLLKINLMRIDLRTPGLKFTGTPRDADWGKPMPDYEKMVIRTKRVRTRDFLLNARAPKSEGGLELDMVVAANAAPWKPWVKPYTHKYGHPHGLCITDGEIICDTKPHRAQFVIYEDGRADIVTSVPEADYKKIRMTVAGFAIILRKGELQGQEGPVGTSLHPRIAYGLSRDRNYFYIITIDGRQKGWSLGANTHETARFLKDAGSSDAINMDGGGSTTLCYWDAKRQTAILANRPTAKSHERSVGSNIGIYLEASARAGAPDLN
- a CDS encoding PEGA domain-containing protein translates to MKNPTVRILGTSALIVLALVASGCASILNSGSRDISIRSQPEGANVTIAKADTGVVVMKGTTPMSVFLSPKRGYFKGQSYNLKIELPGYTTAEVVVSPKISGWYFGNIIFGGVIGMLVVDPVTGAMWNLSPSQIDREINPAQAQLIKQGDGFLVVMLEDASAAERERMLEVN
- a CDS encoding class I SAM-dependent methyltransferase; this encodes MWTKNTANAWNNYFPPNRPSNYELAVCARYITEIRRTIKRKPRLLVLGSTTEYRTLGVEENCDVTIIDNSIEYHSAISKELKYLRAKETIVISNWQNMKFFNEFDMIVGDLVIGNMHAREIDNFLENIRRALTRNGIFITKSFFYNRDREILHPSSFFKTYEDKYSYYDPFPFNAYNLSVYSMNRNSFVLKFTEMFDVVLKSFFDGFITEKTLNRYKELGWEEALNTEFYMMPKDLWEFKLKSVFDNYIIEYASCYFWSEDFPFYIIQSKQVLEFLSRHK